Proteins found in one Bacillota bacterium genomic segment:
- the xerD gene encoding site-specific tyrosine recombinase XerD codes for MAAFLAYLGVERALSRHTVAAYRRDLEDFAAYLRLRGGRPESADSEAIAAYLVVLTGRKLAPTTIARRVAALRAFYRFLQREGVRRDNPAREVGRPALPRRLPHVLTVEEVDRLLETPPAATPRGCRDRAMLELMYASGLRVSELVQLNLNDLDLEEEVVRCWGKGARERIVPVGSRALAALRLYLEWARPRLAGGRRQEALFVNARGGRLTRQGFWKLLRAYARRAGIRQAITPHTLRHSFATHLLENGADLRSVQELLGHADIATTQIYTHLTKGFIDEVYRRSHPRA; via the coding sequence ATGGCCGCCTTCCTCGCCTACCTGGGCGTGGAACGGGCACTCTCGCGGCATACCGTGGCCGCCTACCGGCGGGACCTGGAGGACTTCGCCGCCTACCTGCGGCTGCGCGGCGGGCGCCCGGAGTCGGCGGACTCCGAGGCCATCGCGGCCTACCTCGTCGTCCTCACCGGGAGGAAGCTCGCCCCCACCACCATCGCCCGCCGCGTCGCCGCCCTGCGCGCCTTCTACCGCTTCCTCCAGCGCGAGGGCGTGCGCCGCGACAACCCCGCCCGCGAGGTGGGCCGGCCCGCGCTGCCGCGGCGGCTGCCCCACGTCCTGACGGTGGAGGAAGTGGACCGGCTCCTGGAGACGCCGCCCGCGGCGACGCCGCGGGGCTGCCGCGACCGTGCCATGCTGGAGCTGATGTACGCCAGCGGCCTCCGGGTCTCCGAGCTGGTCCAGCTCAACCTGAACGACCTGGATCTGGAGGAGGAGGTCGTCCGCTGCTGGGGCAAGGGCGCGCGCGAACGGATCGTGCCGGTGGGCAGCCGCGCGCTGGCCGCGCTCCGCCTCTACCTGGAGTGGGCGCGGCCCCGGCTGGCGGGCGGGCGCCGGCAGGAGGCGCTCTTCGTCAACGCCCGCGGCGGCCGGCTGACGCGCCAGGGGTTCTGGAAGCTGCTGCGCGCCTACGCCCGCCGCGCCGGTATCCGGCAGGCGATCACGCCGCACACGCTGCGCCATTCCTTCGCCACCCACCTCCTGGAGAACGGCGCGGACCTGCGTTCGGTCCAGGAGCTGCTGGGCCATGCGGACATCGCCACCACCCAGATCTACACCCACCTGACGAAGGGGTTCATCGATGAGGTCTACCGGCGATCCCACCCCCGGGCCTGA